In Corylus avellana chromosome ca2, CavTom2PMs-1.0, the following proteins share a genomic window:
- the LOC132172636 gene encoding uncharacterized protein LOC132172636, which produces MENKKSVGEGISSANAVLLGALAPGVNGPTWNTLKSTFVMLGLCLALMLGLAFSASDSSLILHVAFLVLITVTLFLLLSWFLAQTGLVSVEHQMREMDLVPNDCPEKSGKSK; this is translated from the exons ATGGAGAATAAGAAATCAGTTGGAGAGGGCATATCATCTGCAAACGCTGTGTTACTCGGAGCCCTAGCTCCCGGTGTCAAC GGTCCCACATGGAACACACTAAAATCAACGTTTGTGATGTTGGGTCTTTGCCTTGCTTTGATGCTGGGCTTAGCGTTCTCTGCAAGTGACTCTTCCTTGATACTTCATGTTGCATTCCTTGTTCTAATCACGGTGACTCTGTTCCTGCTTCTTAGCTG GTTTCTTGCACAGACCGGTTTGGTTTCAGTTGAACATCAAATGCGGGAGATGGACTTGGTTCCAAATGATTGTCCAGAGAAAAGCGGAAAGAGCAAATAA